One Archangium violaceum genomic window, CACCTTGACGCCCAGCTCGAAGAGCCGCGCCTCCAGGTAGGGGCTGTTGGTGTCGGTGGTCAGTCCGGTGACGAGCTCGTCACCAGTACACAGCAGCTCGACTCGCATGGGCGGCGCATCCTAGCCGCACACCCCGCCCCCGGCACGTGCCAGGTCGCGGGTTCTACGCCACCTTCTGCTCGTCCTCCGACTCGTCGTCGATCTCCTCGAGGACGACGGCGGCGGCTGCTCCGCGCCCCAGCTTCCGGGCCACGAGGCGCTTGCGCACTCCGAAGGCGGACTCGATGAGGCCGAAGGCGAGGTAGGCGAACGAGTAGGCCACCAGCACGTAGGCCGGGTGGAAACGGGTCCCGATGATGACGCCGCTGGCGAGCACCAGCATGAGGATGAGCGCCGAACGGGGGGACAGGCGCAGGTCCTTGAAGGTCCGGTAGCGGACGGTGGACACCATCAGCAGCGCGAGCGCCGTCGTCGCCACCGCCACGGGGCCCCGGGCCGACTCATCGAGCACCTCACCGCCCGTGGCGGCATGGTGGGCGATGATCATCGAGACGAGCACGCCCGCGGCCAGGGGAATGGGCAGGCCGACGAAGAAGCTCCCGCCACCGCCATGGGGGCTGCGCATGGCGAGCACGTTGAAGCGCGCGAGCCGCAGCGCACCGCAGGTGGCGAAGCAGAAGGAGAGGAACAGGCCGAGGAAGCCAAGCGGCTCCAGCGCCCACTTGTAGATCAGGAGGCCAGGCGCGGCGCCGAACGAGACGACGTCCGCCAGACTGTCGAGCTGCATCCCGAAGTCGCTCTGCGTCTTCGTCAGGCGGGCCACGCGGCCGTCGAACCCGTCGAAGAACATGGCGAAGAGGATGGCGAGGGCGGCCTGGTAGAGCTGCGTCGGGCCCGCGTCCCCCGAGCACAACGTCATCGCGTAGAAGCCACAGAGGATGGAGGTGACGGTGAACAGATTGGGCAGGACGAACAACAACTTACGCGGTCTCATCTGTTCTCCTGCCTCCTGGTGTTGGCCACTGGCCGTTCCGGTTGAAGCCGGGGGGGAACGGATCATATCAGGGTTTTATTTGCCCGTTCTTCGCGGAGGGCTGATGGACGCAGTGCGTTGGACCCTTTGGGTACTGCTCGCGGGACTCGCCCTGGTGGGTGTGAACGCCTTGTGGGTGTTGGGTGTGCGCTGGTGGTATCGCCTGCGCACACCTCCTCCCGAGCGGCTGCGGGTCCGCTGCCAGGATGGCTGGGAGCTCACCGTGTACGTGCGGCGTGCCGCGCACCGGCGCTTCGAGGAGCCGGTGCTGCTGTGCCATGGGCTGGCCGCCAACCGCTGCACCTTCGACTTCGAGCCGCCCTACTCCCTGGCCCACGCCCTGACCGAGGCCGGCTTCGACTGCTTCAGCGTGGAGTGGCGAGGCATCGGCGCCTCGCGTCCCCCGCCCCGGGGCCGCCGCTGGCCGGACGTCACGGTGGATGACCTGGTCACCCAGGACGCGCCCGCGCTCATCGAGCTGGCGCTCTCCCAGACGGGGGCCCGGCGCGCCTTCTGGGTGGGCCATAGTCTGGGGGGACTCGTGGGCTACGCGGTGGCGCAGGGCCCCGCGGGTGCGAAGCTCGCGGGGCTGCTCACGCTGGGCTCGCCGGTCTTCTTTCCGCCGGATCCGCTCATCCGCCGGCTCATCCACGTGGGCACCCGGGCCGCGTGGCCGCGCGGCTTTCGCAACGAGTGGCTGAGCTGCACGCTGGCCCCCTTCCTCGGCTACGTCCCCCTTCCCCTGTCCGACGTCATCATCAACCCCAGGCACATCCCCCCGCCCATCCAGCGCAAGGTCTACGCGAACATGATGGCGTCGATGAGCCGCAGCGTGCTCCGCCAGTTCCAGGATTGGATCGACCATGACGCCTTCCGTTCCTTCGATGGGAGCGTGGACTGGCGCGCGGGGCTGGCCCGGCTCTCGCTGCCGGTGATGGTGATGGGCGGGAGCGTGGACCGGCTGGCCTCGCCGAAGAACCTGCGCGCGCAGTACGAGCTGATCGGCTCCCCGGACAAGAAGCTGCACGTCTTCGGTTGCGAGCGCGGCGACAAGATGGACTACGGGCATGGAGATCTGCTCTTCGGCACGGGCGCGCCGCTCGAAATCCAACCCGAGGTGCGCGACTGGCTGGTGGCCCGCGCCACACCCATCTCCGCGTCCCCCCGGAGCGAACCTCAGGGCGAGCCCCCCCCCATCACACACTTCGCCCCGGGCTCCGCGGCGACCTGACCCGGACCCCGCCCCACCACGCGCTCCAGCTTCACCGAGGTGGCGCCCTGGCAGTCGGCCACCACGAGCCCCCCGGCGTTGTCCCGAACCAAGAGCGCGTCCACCCGCAGCACGCCGTCCTCCAGGGCGACCAGTGCGGGCCCGCCGGAGCCTCGGACCTCCAGGCCCTCGGCCGTCACCCGCGCCAGCGTCTCCGCCCACACTCCGGCCTCCCGGCACGCCTCCAGCGACACGTCGCGCAGCACCACCCGCGAGCCCTGCGCCGCCAGCACGCCCACGCCCGCCACGTCGCGCACCACGAGCCCCTCCACCTCCACCTCGGCGTCGCGCAGGTGCAGCCCGTCACCGGAGTCTCCCTCGCGCGTCGTCAGCCGGGTGATGAGCGTCCGCTGGAGCCGGAGCCGCCCGCGCGTGGCCGAGATGCCATACGCGTCCGCCCCATCCACCCGGATGCCACGCAGCACCATGTCCGAGCCCACCAGCGACACCGCCCCGAAGCCGCCACTGCCCAGCACCCACGAGTCCTCCAGCGTCCCCCGCGAGCCGATGAGCGCCACGCCCGCCCGGACCGCTCGCACCGAGGTGAAGCCGCGCGCCTCCAGCGTGGCCTCCAGGCCCTGGAGTCCATACTCGTGCCCGGTGACGGTGACATCCTCGAGCCGCAGCGTGCCCCGCTGAACGAAGAGCCCCACCTCGGACCCGCCCTCCACCGCGGCATGCCGCAGTCGCACCCGTCCACCGGCCTGGTAGAGCGCCGTCAGGGGCCCCCGAAACCGCACGGACTCCAGCTCCACCTCCGAATCCCGTGCCTCCACGCCCCGCCGGAAGGCGCCGGCGAACGAGCCCTCCCGCACCTCCGCGCGCGAGCCCTCCACCAGCATCACCCCCACCGTCCCCGCGCCTCCAGCCTCGAACACGCCCCCCTCCACCGACAGGTGCCCCGCCTCCACCCGGACCGCCCCCGTGCCCTGCCCGCTGAAGCGCACCGCCGCCAGCCGCACCCCTCCGGCCGCCTCCAGC contains:
- the pssA gene encoding CDP-diacylglycerol--serine O-phosphatidyltransferase is translated as MRPRKLLFVLPNLFTVTSILCGFYAMTLCSGDAGPTQLYQAALAILFAMFFDGFDGRVARLTKTQSDFGMQLDSLADVVSFGAAPGLLIYKWALEPLGFLGLFLSFCFATCGALRLARFNVLAMRSPHGGGGSFFVGLPIPLAAGVLVSMIIAHHAATGGEVLDESARGPVAVATTALALLMVSTVRYRTFKDLRLSPRSALILMLVLASGVIIGTRFHPAYVLVAYSFAYLAFGLIESAFGVRKRLVARKLGRGAAAAVVLEEIDDESEDEQKVA
- a CDS encoding alpha/beta fold hydrolase, producing MDAVRWTLWVLLAGLALVGVNALWVLGVRWWYRLRTPPPERLRVRCQDGWELTVYVRRAAHRRFEEPVLLCHGLAANRCTFDFEPPYSLAHALTEAGFDCFSVEWRGIGASRPPPRGRRWPDVTVDDLVTQDAPALIELALSQTGARRAFWVGHSLGGLVGYAVAQGPAGAKLAGLLTLGSPVFFPPDPLIRRLIHVGTRAAWPRGFRNEWLSCTLAPFLGYVPLPLSDVIINPRHIPPPIQRKVYANMMASMSRSVLRQFQDWIDHDAFRSFDGSVDWRAGLARLSLPVMVMGGSVDRLASPKNLRAQYELIGSPDKKLHVFGCERGDKMDYGHGDLLFGTGAPLEIQPEVRDWLVARATPISASPRSEPQGEPPPITHFAPGSAAT